A single genomic interval of Hydrogenispora ethanolica harbors:
- a CDS encoding GNAT family N-acetyltransferase — MEWTDGTYRISTDKSLLSIDRICEFLAQSYWANQRTREKIELSIQNSICYGVYRDGQQIGFARAVTDLATFFWIGDVYIDEAFRGQGLGKKLIQCIVESAELQGLTGVLATNDAHGLYEQYGFVKDPVRYMRRQARPV; from the coding sequence ATGGAATGGACGGACGGAACCTATCGGATCAGTACCGATAAATCGCTATTATCCATCGACCGCATCTGTGAATTCTTGGCGCAAAGCTATTGGGCCAACCAAAGGACCCGTGAAAAGATCGAGTTGTCCATCCAAAATTCAATTTGTTACGGCGTCTACCGCGACGGACAGCAGATCGGTTTCGCCCGGGCGGTTACCGATCTGGCCACCTTCTTTTGGATTGGCGATGTCTATATCGATGAGGCCTTTCGCGGTCAGGGATTGGGCAAAAAGTTGATCCAATGCATCGTGGAATCGGCCGAACTGCAGGGTTTGACCGGCGTGCTGGCGACCAATGACGCCCATGGACTCTACGAACAATACGGTTTTGTCAAAGACCCGGTACGTTACATGCGGCGGCAAGCGAGGCCGGTATGA
- a CDS encoding Crp/Fnr family transcriptional regulator, translating into MRKYEDYQETRRFLAQYQLDQYFGERFVKEFSICAYGENEYILVAEEANSDILILVEGTALVTVLSEDGDELIICLRRPFDVFGDIEFVLGDRYILNNVTAKTPCKLLSLPKEWAARELHHHAGFYRLISLTLANKLRETSIKYNRNLLYPLRIRLARFLEESAADEGLLQTLQYNELAKLLGVTDRQLRRVLAEFEELGIIARDRRGIRIKDLRRLQDIG; encoded by the coding sequence ATGAGAAAATATGAGGATTACCAAGAAACCCGCCGCTTTCTGGCCCAATATCAATTAGATCAGTATTTTGGGGAACGGTTTGTCAAAGAGTTCTCTATCTGCGCGTATGGGGAAAATGAGTATATCTTGGTGGCGGAAGAAGCAAATTCCGATATCCTGATCCTGGTGGAAGGAACCGCTCTGGTTACGGTACTGTCGGAGGATGGCGACGAATTGATCATCTGCTTGAGAAGGCCGTTTGATGTATTTGGGGACATTGAGTTTGTTTTGGGGGACCGCTATATCCTTAACAATGTGACGGCCAAGACCCCCTGCAAGCTGCTGAGCCTGCCCAAAGAGTGGGCAGCCAGGGAACTCCATCATCATGCCGGCTTTTACCGGCTGATCTCCCTCACCTTAGCCAACAAATTACGCGAGACTTCGATCAAGTACAATCGGAATCTGCTATACCCGCTACGGATCCGTCTCGCCCGCTTTTTGGAAGAGAGCGCCGCTGACGAGGGTCTTTTGCAGACCCTGCAATATAACGAGCTAGCTAAACTGCTGGGGGTCACCGACCGCCAGTTGCGCAGGGTGTTGGCGGAATTCGAGGAGCTGGGAATCATCGCTCGCGACCGCCGCGGCATCCGGATCAAGGATCTCCGGCGGTTGCAAGACATCGGTTGA
- a CDS encoding Crp/Fnr family transcriptional regulator, translating to MNAFLDISVLRQLIKDCPPEVYRQSEIKTLKTGEILFCQGETSQYVYIILKGNLKAYLCNPLGAKYFLLIQHAGQIVGEVETLLGGMPYIGTLEAIEDSTVLAVPQPMYERWLSEDHRFSLYVHKLLCNNFYLLIKKSAEDGLYPLKYRLMNLLGYLHGEDGPIQKKLLVETLGATEQSVEQILGELTEKGIAECRDGVIKVLSIDLLNKEFWLS from the coding sequence ATGAATGCATTCCTTGATATCTCGGTCCTGCGGCAATTGATTAAGGACTGTCCGCCGGAGGTATACCGTCAATCGGAGATTAAGACGCTGAAGACCGGCGAGATTTTATTTTGCCAGGGCGAAACGTCGCAATACGTTTATATTATCTTGAAAGGCAACTTAAAGGCCTATCTCTGCAATCCTTTGGGAGCCAAGTATTTTCTGCTCATTCAGCATGCCGGTCAAATCGTGGGCGAGGTCGAAACATTGTTGGGCGGCATGCCCTACATCGGAACCTTGGAAGCGATTGAGGATTCGACGGTGCTCGCGGTGCCGCAGCCGATGTACGAGCGGTGGTTGAGTGAGGATCACCGGTTTAGCCTCTATGTTCATAAGCTGCTATGCAATAATTTTTACCTTCTGATCAAAAAAAGCGCCGAAGACGGGCTATATCCGTTGAAATACCGCCTGATGAACCTGCTTGGATACTTACATGGCGAGGACGGGCCGATCCAAAAGAAGCTGTTGGTGGAGACATTGGGAGCGACGGAGCAAAGCGTGGAACAGATCCTCGGCGAACTGACGGAGAAAGGGATTGCCGAATGCCGGGACGGCGTCATCAAGGTGTTGTCCATCGATCTGCTGAACAAAGAATTCTGGCTTTCCTGA
- the trhA gene encoding PAQR family membrane homeostasis protein TrhA encodes MVKTLKDPLSGLIHCIGTILSVAGLVLLVERGMALDSAWRVASFAIFGVSLILLYTASTLYHWLPLSERGTKLLRKFDHVMIFVLIAGTYTPLCLVALRGPWGWSLFGCVWGLALLGMGFKIIWFNTYRWLSTAIYIGMGWLAVVAVWPLVQRVPLAGLGWMLAGGVFYTVGAVIYGLKRPDPWPKVFGFHEIFHIFVLLGSISHFWLIYHYIALL; translated from the coding sequence TTGGTTAAAACGTTGAAAGATCCGCTCAGCGGACTGATCCATTGCATCGGAACCATTTTATCGGTGGCGGGCTTGGTTCTGCTCGTCGAACGCGGGATGGCCCTGGACAGCGCCTGGCGCGTGGCCAGCTTTGCCATTTTCGGAGTCAGCCTGATCCTGTTGTATACGGCCAGTACCTTGTATCACTGGCTGCCCTTATCGGAGCGGGGAACCAAGCTCTTGCGTAAGTTCGACCATGTGATGATCTTCGTATTGATTGCCGGGACGTACACACCGCTTTGCCTGGTGGCCTTGCGCGGACCCTGGGGCTGGAGCCTGTTCGGATGCGTCTGGGGTTTGGCGTTATTGGGAATGGGTTTCAAGATCATCTGGTTCAACACCTACCGTTGGCTGAGCACCGCCATTTATATCGGAATGGGTTGGCTGGCCGTCGTGGCGGTTTGGCCGCTGGTCCAACGGGTGCCATTGGCCGGTTTGGGATGGATGCTGGCCGGAGGCGTCTTTTATACCGTGGGCGCAGTGATCTACGGCCTAAAGCGCCCGGATCCGTGGCCCAAGGTATTCGGGTTTCATGAGATATTTCACATTTTCGTGCTGCTGGGAAGCATCAGCCATTTTTGGCTGATCTACCATTATATCGCATTGCTGTAA
- a CDS encoding acyltransferase family protein has translation MQIQTRSGSAIFPAALTSDGGRLWFIDNIRWLMIVLVVMFHLSLTYGQVGDWYYTENRALDPASQIIFVAFITFTQAYFMGLLFLIAGYFAPGSYDKKGMGRFVLDRSARLGIPTLVHMGLLQPLITAIAWFFNPRNPMPTLTGYWHYIKSFQFVTYSGPLWFALALLIFILLYAGIRRLLSFIRPSSPRPPRSTTVTHPWVILSIIVLAVISFFVRLVYPFGTSVFNMKLCFFPQYIFLFSVGIVAYRRNWFLNIPYSFGIAWFKMAWLVGIPFWIMLILLGGALTNMTPYYGGLYWQAAAYAFWESFFCIGICLGLLVLFREKFNRQGKIAGFLTRNAFAVYVFHAPILVGLTLLAREIPLRPLLKTFLMTLIVLPSCFGLSDLLRRIPLWRKVF, from the coding sequence ATGCAGATTCAAACCAGATCCGGCAGCGCAATATTCCCGGCTGCACTTACTAGCGACGGCGGCAGATTGTGGTTTATCGACAATATCCGCTGGCTCATGATCGTGTTGGTAGTGATGTTTCACCTTAGCCTGACCTACGGGCAGGTCGGTGACTGGTATTATACTGAAAATAGAGCGCTGGATCCTGCTTCCCAAATTATTTTTGTGGCGTTTATTACCTTTACCCAAGCCTATTTCATGGGCTTGCTTTTTTTGATCGCCGGATATTTCGCGCCCGGCTCCTATGATAAAAAAGGCATGGGAAGGTTTGTACTGGATAGGTCGGCTCGGTTGGGGATTCCAACGCTTGTGCATATGGGGTTGCTGCAACCGCTGATCACCGCGATAGCCTGGTTTTTCAACCCGAGAAACCCCATGCCTACCTTGACGGGGTATTGGCATTACATCAAATCATTTCAGTTCGTTACTTATTCCGGGCCCCTGTGGTTTGCGTTGGCTTTGTTGATATTTATACTCCTCTATGCCGGGATCAGGCGGCTTCTTTCGTTCATCCGGCCTTCATCCCCGCGGCCCCCGCGGTCTACAACGGTTACCCATCCGTGGGTGATCCTGTCCATTATTGTCCTGGCGGTAATCAGTTTTTTCGTAAGATTGGTTTATCCTTTCGGGACATCGGTATTCAACATGAAACTCTGTTTTTTCCCGCAATATATCTTCCTTTTCAGCGTGGGAATCGTCGCTTATCGTCGGAATTGGTTCCTGAACATCCCCTATTCATTCGGAATCGCTTGGTTTAAAATGGCTTGGTTAGTGGGGATTCCTTTTTGGATAATGTTGATTCTACTCGGCGGGGCATTGACGAATATGACTCCGTACTATGGAGGGCTTTATTGGCAAGCAGCGGCCTACGCCTTTTGGGAATCTTTTTTCTGTATTGGGATCTGTTTGGGATTATTGGTCTTATTTCGGGAGAAGTTCAACCGTCAGGGGAAAATCGCCGGTTTCTTGACCCGGAATGCTTTCGCGGTCTACGTATTTCATGCGCCGATTCTCGTGGGCCTGACTTTGTTAGCCCGTGAGATCCCGCTTCGGCCGTTGCTCAAGACATTCCTAATGACCCTGATCGTATTGCCGTCCTGTTTTGGATTGAGCGATTTGCTGCGGAGAATTCCGCTATGGCGGAAGGTTTTTTAG
- a CDS encoding nicotinamide mononucleotide transporter family protein, with amino-acid sequence MEQWGISLYDAISVAIGTAGAILLIKKSIWCWCCGMVCNIMWLFLFMERSLLIAAGLQVTYFLFSGYGIIRWRLERAQKPIPPLLEHTGTLISLIIFSLAVLKTRFTGLNSYCELLAVSLLIVANWLTARQHRYCWYFWISGDLVFGLFLWNAHIYALFLMQVVYFAASVWGLFEWRKVDKKNSPKSITCSIQ; translated from the coding sequence ATGGAGCAATGGGGAATATCGCTATACGACGCCATCAGCGTGGCCATCGGGACCGCCGGAGCAATCCTGCTGATTAAGAAAAGCATCTGGTGCTGGTGTTGTGGGATGGTCTGCAACATCATGTGGTTGTTTCTTTTTATGGAGCGGTCGCTATTGATTGCCGCGGGTTTGCAAGTTACTTATTTCCTGTTTTCGGGTTACGGGATTATCCGTTGGCGGTTGGAGCGAGCCCAAAAACCGATTCCGCCGTTACTAGAGCACACCGGTACGCTGATATCGCTGATCATTTTTAGCTTGGCCGTTCTGAAAACCAGGTTTACCGGACTGAATAGCTATTGCGAACTGCTGGCGGTGAGCCTGTTAATCGTCGCCAATTGGCTGACCGCGCGCCAACATCGTTATTGCTGGTATTTCTGGATCAGCGGCGATCTGGTTTTTGGCCTGTTCCTGTGGAATGCCCATATTTATGCGCTCTTCCTCATGCAAGTGGTGTACTTCGCGGCATCGGTATGGGGTTTGTTTGAGTGGCGAAAAGTTGATAAAAAAAATAGTCCGAAATCCATTACCTGTTCAATTCAATAG